One genomic region from Anabaena sp. PCC 7108 encodes:
- the sds gene encoding solanesyl diphosphate synthase, with amino-acid sequence MTPATSLFTPVEADLQILADNLTQLVGNRHPILYAAAEHLFGAGGKRLRPAIVLLISRATMLEQDITPRHRRLAEITEMIHTASLVHDDVVDESNVRRGVPTVHSLFGNRIAILAGDFLFAQSSWYLANLDNLDVVKLLSEVIMDLAAGEIQQGLNRFDTNLSTGTYLKKSYYKTASLIANSSKAAGLLSEVSPESADNLYNYGKHLGLAFQIVDDILDFTGSTDILGKPAGSDLKSGNLTAPVLFALEEQPYLEVLIEREFAQAGDLDQALGLITDSQGIQRARELAAHHAKLAAENIATLESSESRQALINMTDYVLSRLY; translated from the coding sequence ATGACCCCAGCCACCTCCCTGTTTACCCCTGTGGAAGCAGACCTGCAAATACTAGCAGATAACCTCACACAGCTAGTTGGAAATCGCCACCCCATTCTCTATGCAGCCGCCGAACATTTATTTGGTGCTGGGGGCAAGCGTCTCAGACCAGCAATTGTGCTGCTAATATCGCGGGCAACCATGCTAGAACAAGATATTACGCCCCGTCATCGCCGCTTGGCAGAGATTACGGAAATGATCCACACAGCCAGCTTAGTACATGATGATGTAGTGGATGAGTCAAATGTACGCCGTGGTGTACCTACGGTTCATAGTTTATTTGGTAATCGTATTGCCATACTAGCAGGAGATTTTCTCTTTGCTCAGTCGTCCTGGTATTTAGCAAATCTAGACAATTTGGATGTAGTCAAACTACTTTCAGAAGTAATTATGGATTTGGCGGCTGGGGAAATCCAACAAGGACTGAATCGTTTTGATACTAATCTCTCTACGGGAACTTATCTCAAAAAGAGCTATTACAAAACAGCTTCCTTAATTGCTAACAGTTCTAAAGCAGCTGGATTACTCAGTGAAGTTTCCCCAGAAAGTGCTGACAATTTGTATAACTACGGTAAGCATCTTGGTCTAGCTTTCCAAATAGTAGACGATATCTTAGATTTCACTGGTTCTACAGATATCTTAGGGAAACCAGCCGGATCGGATCTCAAAAGTGGTAATCTAACAGCCCCAGTGTTATTCGCCTTAGAGGAACAACCTTACCTAGAAGTGCTGATTGAAAGAGAGTTTGCCCAAGCTGGTGATTTAGATCAGGCACTGGGGTTGATTACAGATAGCCAAGGTATACAGCGAGCTAGAGAATTAGCTGCTCACCATGCTAAGTTAGCTGCTGAAAATATTGCCACTCTAGAATCCTCAGAATCACGACAAGCATTAATTAACATGACTGATTATGTACTAAGCCGTCTCTATTAG
- the murI gene encoding glutamate racemase: MYSSSIFEGNLNNFSEKEPQRAPIGVFDSGVGGLTVLRQLYKQLPNESIIYFGDTAHLPYGIRSQAEILQYVREILIWMQQQRVKMVIMACNTSSALALENVRQEFNFPILGVILPGAKAAVQQGKRIGVIATPATAKSNAYRQAIIEIQPDVQVWQVSCPEFVPLIEKNRIHDPYTTEVARSYLEPLIKQEIDTLVYGCTHYPHLAPVLRSLLPSQVKLVDPAVHVVAACTQELDLLTIRNTYLPMPTRFAVSGCPQQFAQSGLQWLGYTPLVEQVFLSDATVS, from the coding sequence GTGTATTCATCTTCCATTTTTGAAGGTAATCTTAATAATTTCTCTGAGAAAGAACCTCAACGCGCCCCTATTGGTGTGTTTGACAGCGGTGTAGGTGGGCTGACGGTACTACGACAACTCTACAAGCAACTTCCCAATGAATCAATTATTTACTTTGGGGATACAGCCCATCTTCCTTACGGTATTCGTTCACAAGCAGAAATTTTACAATATGTCAGAGAAATCCTAATCTGGATGCAACAGCAACGGGTGAAAATGGTGATTATGGCTTGTAATACCAGTTCAGCCCTAGCTCTAGAAAATGTCCGTCAAGAATTTAATTTCCCTATTCTCGGAGTCATCCTACCAGGAGCAAAAGCTGCTGTACAGCAAGGTAAGCGTATTGGTGTCATAGCTACCCCAGCAACTGCCAAAAGTAATGCCTATCGTCAGGCTATTATAGAAATACAACCTGATGTCCAAGTCTGGCAAGTCAGTTGTCCAGAATTTGTGCCACTTATTGAAAAAAATCGCATTCATGACCCTTATACAACAGAAGTGGCTAGATCATATCTAGAGCCTTTAATCAAACAGGAAATTGATACCTTGGTCTATGGCTGTACCCATTATCCCCATTTAGCACCAGTATTGCGATCGCTCCTCCCTTCACAAGTCAAGCTGGTTGATCCAGCTGTTCATGTTGTGGCAGCTTGTACTCAAGAGTTAGACTTATTAACCATCAGAAATACTTACCTACCAATGCCTACTCGCTTTGCTGTCAGCGGTTGTCCCCAACAATTTGCTCAGTCTGGTTTACAGTGGTTGGGCTATACTCCTCTGGTAGAACAGGTATTTCTTTCTGATGCCACAGTATCCTAG
- a CDS encoding N-acetylmuramoyl-L-alanine amidase has translation MKLHWLIPSTFGTIFMLSSPAMAAKLESWRFDPNQNRLEINTSGPVQPQAQLIFNPTRLVIDLPGTTFGRPQLTQPIGGAIRAIRIGQFDEQTTRLVVELTSGYTLDPTLVKFTGASSSRWIVQLPQLEAQAPPSSGYVGEQATETPKFIPPQSPFTPTASPGNTYNMVTRTPVTLPNRDIALNTIRGVVQIENLRVTGDGFFVRTSGGSPQIQFDRSEDKRIINIEIAGAALSPKFGQRDLLINRYGVSRIQLTQLSSKTPTVRMTLRVDGNSPDWQATTGNNEGFVLLPNRLVRLPENRPSTAIVPNAPATIGSVELASNGTQLLIRADQAISATGGWDRTSGLFRITIPNAKLASKVQGPAFNANSPVLRVRLQPQVNSVVVFVQPASGVQIGELNQVGEKLLALQLERSRQVAPPINLPPLSSINSRQLPDPTTDSSQIRTQPQPRFSVPRGKLLVVIDPGHGGKDSGAPGLGGLLEKDVILPIGKRVASILEQNGVQAVMTRDADFFVELQGRVDIAKRVNATLFVSIHANSVDSRPDVNGLEVYYYDSGYGLAETVRKTILQDIGTIKDRGTRKARFYVLRKNPMPAILVETGYMTGREDNPRLGSPEYQNRMADAIARGILKYLQQR, from the coding sequence GTGAAACTACACTGGTTAATACCCAGCACTTTTGGAACTATATTCATGCTATCGTCGCCAGCAATGGCCGCGAAATTAGAATCTTGGCGCTTTGATCCCAATCAAAACCGCCTAGAAATTAACACATCAGGTCCTGTTCAGCCCCAAGCACAACTAATCTTTAACCCAACTCGGTTGGTAATTGACTTACCAGGTACTACCTTTGGTCGTCCTCAGTTAACCCAACCGATAGGTGGAGCAATTCGTGCTATTCGCATTGGGCAGTTTGATGAACAAACAACGCGCCTAGTTGTAGAACTTACTTCTGGTTATACCCTAGACCCCACCCTCGTCAAATTCACTGGGGCTAGTAGCAGTCGCTGGATAGTACAACTACCACAGTTAGAAGCCCAAGCACCACCATCTTCTGGCTATGTAGGTGAGCAAGCAACAGAAACACCTAAATTCATACCCCCTCAATCACCATTCACACCCACAGCCTCTCCTGGAAATACTTACAACATGGTGACAAGAACTCCTGTCACCCTTCCTAACCGTGACATAGCCCTCAACACTATCAGGGGAGTAGTCCAAATTGAAAACTTGCGGGTAACAGGGGATGGTTTTTTCGTTCGTACTAGTGGTGGTAGTCCCCAAATTCAATTTGATCGTAGCGAAGATAAGCGCATAATTAATATTGAAATTGCTGGCGCTGCATTATCACCAAAATTTGGACAGAGGGATTTGTTGATTAATCGCTATGGTGTCAGCCGTATTCAATTGACCCAACTGTCAAGTAAAACGCCTACTGTCCGCATGACTTTGCGGGTAGATGGCAATAGCCCCGATTGGCAAGCTACAACTGGCAATAATGAGGGTTTTGTTTTACTGCCTAATCGTCTAGTGAGATTGCCAGAAAATCGACCCTCTACAGCAATTGTTCCCAACGCCCCAGCCACAATTGGGTCTGTAGAACTGGCTAGTAATGGTACACAGCTACTGATTAGAGCCGACCAAGCTATATCTGCTACTGGTGGCTGGGATAGAACCTCTGGTTTATTTCGCATCACTATTCCTAATGCTAAGTTAGCTAGTAAAGTACAAGGTCCCGCTTTTAATGCTAATAGTCCTGTTCTTAGGGTACGTCTACAACCTCAAGTTAACAGTGTAGTTGTCTTTGTTCAACCCGCCTCTGGTGTGCAAATTGGAGAACTTAACCAAGTAGGAGAAAAGCTGTTAGCTTTACAGTTAGAACGCTCTCGGCAGGTAGCACCTCCAATTAATTTACCTCCTTTATCATCAATCAATAGCAGGCAACTACCAGACCCAACTACAGATAGTTCTCAAATACGTACTCAGCCACAACCGCGTTTCTCTGTTCCTAGAGGAAAACTATTAGTGGTTATTGACCCCGGACATGGTGGTAAAGATTCAGGCGCTCCCGGTTTGGGCGGTTTGTTAGAAAAGGATGTCATCCTGCCAATTGGTAAAAGGGTGGCTTCGATTCTAGAGCAAAATGGTGTCCAAGCTGTGATGACGCGAGATGCTGACTTTTTTGTAGAATTACAAGGACGAGTAGATATAGCCAAGCGAGTAAATGCGACTTTGTTTGTCAGCATTCACGCTAATTCAGTAGATAGTCGTCCTGATGTGAATGGGTTAGAGGTATATTATTACGACAGTGGTTATGGTCTGGCAGAAACTGTTCGCAAAACTATTCTTCAGGATATCGGTACGATCAAAGACCGAGGAACCCGTAAGGCTAGATTTTATGTGCTTAGGAAAAATCCTATGCCCGCTATTTTAGTCGAAACGGGTTATATGACTGGTCGTGAGGATAACCCCCGGTTAGGCTCTCCAGAGTACCAAAATCGCATGGCTGATGCGATCGCTCGTGGTATCCTCAAGTATCTACAGCAACGATGA
- a CDS encoding N-acetylmuramoyl-L-alanine amidase → MKIYSLLPGTIGTIFLLSSPTLAAKLESWQFDKNQNRLEINTSGAVQPQAQLIFNPTRLVIDLPGTKFGQSQLTQPVGGAIRSIRVGQFDPQTARIVVDFTPGYTVDPNLIKFVSTTGSRWTVQLPKLEVEKVPVSSNTNTYSLVTIDSQPKPEFSTATNTTAGTTQIQKIQTTGDGFFIRTSGGNPRIQVNRSRDSEALLRSADRTTIFMDISAATLSPGLAPRNVLVNQHGVSRIEFTQLQTKPASVRLTLRVDKNSPDWRASISSVGGLVLLPTKGVVRLPGNNHQSTLIPSTSNLPVTNSPATIQSVELAANGTQLLIRADQTLSATGAWDKSSGLFRITIPNAKLAPTVTTPTFNTNSSVLRVRMQQQTPNSVVMFVQPASGVQVGALNQVSNQILALELQRYRQVRPLISLPPLPSANSGQLPNPNIRTPQPRPRASVPKGKLLVIIDPGHGGKDSGAVGIGGVQEKNIILPIGKRVAEILQQNGVQAVMTRDSDYFVSLPGRVNMSERANADVFVSIHANSAGASRPEVSGLETYYYDSGLTLARIVHNKILQSLNVRDRKVRKARFYVLRKSSMPSILVETGFVTGREDAAKLRTSAYQNQMAEAIAQGILQYLKQR, encoded by the coding sequence TTGAAAATATACTCATTACTACCCGGTACTATTGGAACTATTTTCTTACTATCTTCGCCAACTTTAGCCGCAAAATTAGAATCTTGGCAGTTTGATAAAAATCAAAATCGACTAGAAATTAATACTTCTGGGGCTGTACAACCCCAAGCACAACTAATTTTTAACCCTACACGTTTAGTAATTGATTTACCAGGAACTAAATTTGGGCAATCTCAATTAACTCAACCCGTAGGTGGTGCTATTCGCTCAATTCGGGTAGGACAGTTTGACCCTCAAACAGCACGCATAGTTGTAGATTTCACTCCTGGTTATACTGTAGATCCTAATTTAATTAAATTTGTTAGCACAACTGGCAGTCGTTGGACAGTCCAATTACCAAAGCTAGAAGTTGAGAAAGTTCCAGTTTCTAGCAACACTAATACTTATAGTTTAGTGACGATAGACTCTCAGCCTAAACCAGAGTTTTCAACAGCAACTAACACTACAGCCGGAACAACTCAAATTCAGAAAATACAAACCACAGGAGATGGTTTTTTTATTCGTACCAGTGGTGGTAATCCCCGAATTCAGGTAAATCGTAGCCGCGATAGCGAAGCGCTGCTGCGAAGCGCAGATCGCACAACTATTTTCATGGATATCTCAGCCGCTACTTTATCACCTGGTTTAGCACCAAGGAATGTACTAGTAAATCAGCATGGTGTCAGCCGCATCGAATTCACTCAACTGCAAACAAAACCAGCCTCTGTCCGTCTCACATTGCGGGTCGATAAAAATAGTCCCGACTGGAGGGCTAGTATCAGCAGCGTTGGTGGCTTAGTTCTACTACCGACTAAGGGTGTGGTTCGCTTACCTGGAAATAATCATCAATCCACACTTATTCCCTCAACCAGCAACCTCCCTGTTACTAACTCCCCAGCTACTATTCAATCTGTAGAACTAGCTGCTAATGGTACACAACTACTAATTAGAGCCGACCAAACTCTATCTGCTACCGGTGCTTGGGATAAGTCTAGTGGACTATTTCGCATCACAATTCCCAATGCTAAGTTAGCACCTACAGTCACAACTCCTACTTTCAATACTAATAGCTCTGTTCTCCGGGTACGTATGCAACAGCAAACACCCAACAGTGTAGTTATGTTTGTTCAGCCTGCATCTGGTGTACAAGTTGGAGCGCTTAATCAAGTTAGTAACCAGATTTTGGCTCTAGAATTACAAAGATATCGTCAAGTAAGACCCCTAATCAGCTTACCTCCCTTACCATCAGCCAACAGTGGACAATTGCCAAACCCAAATATCAGGACTCCTCAGCCCCGACCCCGTGCCTCAGTTCCCAAAGGGAAATTATTAGTTATCATTGACCCTGGACATGGTGGTAAAGATTCAGGAGCTGTTGGTATTGGTGGAGTACAAGAAAAAAATATCATCTTGCCCATTGGCAAAAGGGTAGCAGAGATTTTGCAGCAAAACGGTGTGCAAGCAGTGATGACAAGAGATTCTGATTATTTCGTTAGCTTACCCGGACGGGTAAATATGTCAGAAAGAGCTAATGCTGATGTATTTGTCAGCATTCATGCTAATTCCGCCGGAGCAAGTCGTCCGGAGGTTAGTGGTTTAGAAACGTATTATTACGACAGTGGTCTGACTTTAGCTCGTATTGTCCATAACAAAATTCTTCAAAGTCTCAATGTCAGAGACCGAAAAGTCCGTAAAGCCAGGTTTTATGTTCTCAGAAAAAGTTCTATGCCCTCAATTTTAGTAGAAACTGGTTTTGTAACTGGTCGGGAAGATGCTGCCAAGCTCAGAACCTCAGCTTATCAAAATCAGATGGCCGAAGCGATCGCCCAAGGAATTCTCCAGTATTTAAAGCAAAGATAA
- a CDS encoding cation:proton antiporter encodes MQFFSAINFTVPLLASTTETVDSSMVIASVLLSLVVIYFASKVGGELSNRIGLPPVLGELVGGVIIGVSVLHLLVFPEGGTDSSNSLIMTFLQITAGLTPEATPQVFAAQSEVVSVLAELGVIILLFEIGLESNLKDLMEVGIQAVLVAVVGVVVPFAAGTVGLMTLFGISAIPAIFAGAALTATSIGITSKVLSELGRLNSKEGQIILGAAVLDDVLGIIVLAVVASLAKDGVVDVGNVIYLIISATSFLVGAIVLGNVFNKSFVAIADKLKTRGELVIPAFIFAFIMAYLAAVIHLEAILGAFAAGLVLEETDKRKELQKQVIPIADMLVPIFFVTVGAKTDFGVLNPAIPSNREGLIMATFLITVAIIGKVITGLAVFGQPNINRLAIGVGMIPRGEVGLVFAGVGAASGVLSKPLGAAIIMMVILTTFLAPPLLRFVFPESTTTATLDGAIATANNGVTLEDNSDS; translated from the coding sequence ATGCAGTTTTTCAGTGCAATCAATTTTACTGTTCCCCTGTTGGCTAGTACTACAGAAACCGTAGACAGTTCAATGGTAATCGCCTCGGTGCTACTGAGTCTAGTAGTAATTTACTTCGCCAGCAAAGTAGGAGGGGAATTATCAAACAGAATTGGTTTACCTCCAGTCTTGGGTGAACTTGTTGGTGGTGTAATCATCGGTGTCTCTGTACTTCATCTGTTAGTATTTCCCGAAGGTGGGACAGACAGTTCTAATTCTTTAATTATGACCTTCCTGCAAATCACTGCTGGTTTAACTCCAGAAGCTACACCACAGGTATTTGCCGCTCAGTCAGAGGTCGTTTCTGTTTTAGCAGAACTGGGTGTGATTATCCTGCTATTTGAAATTGGCTTGGAATCAAACTTAAAAGACTTAATGGAAGTTGGTATCCAAGCCGTACTTGTGGCAGTAGTGGGTGTGGTAGTACCCTTTGCTGCGGGGACCGTAGGGCTAATGACTTTGTTTGGTATTAGTGCTATACCCGCAATTTTTGCGGGGGCAGCTTTAACTGCTACTAGTATTGGTATTACTTCCAAAGTCCTCTCAGAACTAGGACGCTTGAATTCTAAAGAAGGGCAGATTATTCTGGGTGCGGCTGTATTAGATGACGTACTGGGAATCATTGTCCTGGCGGTAGTTGCTAGTTTAGCGAAAGATGGCGTAGTCGATGTAGGCAATGTCATCTATTTAATTATCAGCGCTACTAGTTTTCTTGTTGGTGCGATTGTTTTGGGTAATGTATTTAACAAATCCTTTGTAGCGATCGCAGATAAACTCAAAACCCGCGGTGAATTGGTCATACCTGCCTTCATTTTTGCCTTTATTATGGCCTATTTAGCTGCCGTCATCCACTTAGAAGCAATTCTTGGCGCTTTCGCAGCAGGTTTAGTTCTAGAAGAAACCGACAAACGCAAGGAACTGCAAAAGCAAGTTATTCCCATTGCTGATATGCTAGTACCGATATTTTTTGTTACTGTTGGGGCAAAAACTGATTTTGGAGTATTAAATCCAGCAATCCCCAGTAATCGAGAAGGCTTAATTATGGCAACTTTCCTGATTACAGTCGCCATTATCGGTAAAGTGATCACAGGTTTAGCCGTGTTTGGACAACCCAACATCAATCGTTTGGCTATTGGTGTGGGGATGATTCCCAGAGGAGAGGTAGGCTTAGTATTTGCTGGTGTTGGCGCTGCTAGTGGCGTTCTCTCAAAACCATTAGGAGCAGCAATTATTATGATGGTAATTCTCACTACTTTTTTAGCTCCCCCTCTATTAAGATTCGTATTTCCCGAATCAACCACCACAGCTACTCTAGATGGTGCAATAGCAACAGCAAATAATGGTGTAACTTTGGAAGATAACTCAGATTCATAG
- a CDS encoding SIMPL domain-containing protein, which translates to MYKANLSSSGFQQGEFWKGLCLTLLLLMIFTLPASAQEKEKLWRTLTVSGRGVETIPTTLSQVNLGVEVQGKTAEEVQKEAARRSSAVVNLLKNRNVEKLETTGVRLNPVYSYNNNVQKITGYAASNMVSFRVPTDKAGTLLDEAIKTGATQISGVSFVASDDAIANAQKQALKKATQNAQQQAEAVLDSLGLKSKEIVSIQVNGASAPPPPMLYRAEAKLTNADASTPIVGGEQEVQASVTLQISY; encoded by the coding sequence ATGTATAAAGCTAATTTATCCAGTTCTGGTTTTCAGCAGGGTGAGTTTTGGAAAGGACTTTGTTTAACTTTGCTTTTATTGATGATTTTTACATTACCGGCATCGGCACAAGAAAAAGAAAAATTATGGCGCACTTTGACTGTGAGTGGTCGTGGGGTGGAAACAATTCCTACAACCTTGTCGCAAGTTAATTTAGGTGTGGAGGTGCAAGGTAAAACAGCCGAGGAGGTACAAAAAGAAGCAGCCCGCAGGTCATCAGCTGTAGTCAATCTGCTCAAAAACCGCAATGTAGAAAAATTAGAAACTACAGGTGTTCGCCTTAATCCAGTATATAGCTACAACAATAATGTACAAAAAATTACGGGTTATGCTGCCAGCAATATGGTGAGTTTTCGTGTTCCTACTGATAAAGCTGGTACATTGTTAGACGAAGCTATCAAAACTGGAGCGACACAAATTAGCGGTGTGAGTTTTGTAGCTAGTGATGATGCGATCGCCAATGCCCAAAAACAAGCACTTAAAAAAGCGACCCAGAATGCTCAACAGCAAGCAGAGGCAGTTCTTGATTCATTGGGGTTGAAGTCGAAAGAAATAGTTAGTATTCAAGTTAATGGTGCAAGTGCGCCACCTCCACCCATGCTTTACCGGGCTGAAGCTAAGTTAACTAATGCTGATGCTTCTACCCCTATAGTTGGAGGTGAACAAGAAGTACAAGCATCAGTAACGTTGCAAATTAGTTACTAG
- a CDS encoding single-stranded DNA-binding protein, translating into MSINVVTLVGRVGGDPDMKYFESGTVKCRLTLAVNRRSRNNDKPDWFNLELWGKTAEVAGNYVRKGSLIGVKGSLKFDSWNDRQTGVNRSSPVIHVEQLELLGSKRDGEGGMSDMSPDNF; encoded by the coding sequence ATGAGCATTAATGTTGTCACTCTTGTCGGTCGTGTCGGCGGCGACCCGGATATGAAGTATTTTGAGTCTGGTACGGTTAAATGTAGATTAACACTAGCAGTTAATCGGCGATCGCGTAACAACGATAAACCAGACTGGTTTAATCTAGAACTCTGGGGGAAAACAGCTGAAGTTGCAGGTAACTATGTACGCAAAGGCAGCTTAATCGGGGTTAAAGGTTCTTTGAAGTTTGATTCCTGGAATGATCGCCAAACTGGAGTCAACCGTTCTAGTCCAGTTATTCATGTAGAACAACTAGAATTGCTAGGTTCTAAGCGTGATGGCGAAGGAGGGATGTCTGATATGTCTCCAGATAATTTCTAA
- a CDS encoding rod shape-determining protein, translating to MGIDLGTANTLVYVSGKGIVLQEPSVVAIDQNEKIALAVGEDAKKMLGRTPGNVIAVRPLRDGVIADFDTAELMLKSFIQRVNEGRSLILPRIVIGIPSGVTGVERRAVMDAATQAGAREVYLIDEPVAAAIGAGLPVAEPTGNMIIDIGGGTTEVAVLSLQGTVISESVRIAGDELTEAIIHYMKKVHNLVIGERTAEDIKIRIGSAYPTNDDGDAIMEVRGLHLLSGLPRTVTIKGPEIRESMLEPLSVIIEAVKRTLERTPPELAADIIDRGIMLAGGGALLKGLDTLISHETGIVTHIAADPLSCVVLGTGRVLENFKQLERVFSGRSRNM from the coding sequence ATGGGTATCGACCTCGGTACAGCCAACACCCTAGTTTATGTATCTGGTAAAGGAATTGTACTCCAAGAGCCTTCGGTAGTGGCCATTGATCAAAATGAAAAAATAGCGCTGGCAGTTGGAGAAGATGCCAAAAAAATGCTAGGTCGGACACCAGGTAATGTAATTGCCGTCCGTCCCCTGCGTGATGGAGTCATTGCTGATTTCGATACCGCTGAATTAATGCTAAAAAGCTTTATTCAGCGAGTAAATGAAGGCAGATCATTAATTCTACCTCGGATTGTCATTGGTATTCCCAGCGGGGTAACAGGAGTTGAAAGACGGGCTGTCATGGATGCAGCTACTCAAGCAGGAGCTAGGGAAGTATATTTGATTGATGAGCCAGTAGCAGCAGCAATTGGCGCAGGACTACCTGTTGCTGAACCCACTGGTAACATGATCATTGATATTGGTGGTGGCACAACAGAAGTAGCAGTGCTGAGTCTTCAGGGTACTGTAATCAGTGAATCAGTCCGAATCGCGGGAGATGAGTTAACTGAAGCAATTATTCACTACATGAAGAAAGTTCATAACTTAGTCATTGGGGAAAGAACTGCTGAAGATATCAAAATTCGGATTGGCTCTGCCTATCCTACCAATGATGACGGTGATGCTATTATGGAAGTCCGAGGCTTGCATTTGCTCTCTGGATTACCTCGAACTGTTACCATTAAAGGCCCGGAAATTCGGGAAAGTATGTTGGAACCTCTCTCGGTAATTATAGAAGCAGTCAAGCGAACACTAGAACGTACACCGCCAGAACTGGCAGCAGATATTATTGATCGAGGTATTATGCTGGCAGGTGGTGGCGCATTACTCAAAGGCTTAGATACCCTGATTAGTCATGAGACAGGTATTGTAACACACATTGCGGCCGATCCCTTAAGCTGCGTTGTCTTGGGAACTGGTCGTGTGTTAGAAAACTTTAAGCAGCTAGAACGAGTCTTCAGTGGTCGTTCTCGCAATATGTAG
- the mreC gene encoding rod shape-determining protein MreC has protein sequence MFTARRWWEHKGLQIGLLALVVGSAWTLRQTQGTLLLEIYQGITRPLQILQPGISPEERIRDARFMELQTRIVDLESQNQKLQSLLGYVEKEQESVKPVLSRVVGRSADHWWQQVTLNRGTNAGIQEGFVVKADGGLVGLVESVTPNTSRVLLVSDLKSHVGVTISRTAAKGVLRGDSSAEGVLEFYEKVPNVKVGDLISTSTYSQKFPAGLPVGRVKSLDLKKLPASVAKVELFPPIKYLDWVTVYPKPENTNPEKPNVINQQSQKSN, from the coding sequence ATGTTTACTGCACGCCGTTGGTGGGAACATAAAGGTTTACAAATAGGTTTGTTAGCTTTAGTAGTTGGTAGTGCTTGGACACTGCGACAGACTCAAGGCACACTACTGTTGGAAATATATCAAGGTATTACCCGTCCGTTACAGATATTGCAGCCAGGAATAAGTCCTGAAGAACGTATTCGTGACGCTCGGTTTATGGAGTTACAAACCCGCATAGTCGATTTGGAAAGTCAAAATCAAAAACTTCAAAGTTTATTAGGTTATGTAGAAAAGGAGCAGGAATCAGTCAAACCAGTTCTATCGAGAGTAGTAGGACGCAGTGCGGATCACTGGTGGCAACAAGTGACTCTAAATCGTGGGACAAACGCTGGTATTCAAGAAGGTTTTGTTGTTAAAGCTGATGGTGGATTAGTTGGTTTAGTAGAAAGTGTTACTCCCAATACTAGCCGTGTGTTGTTAGTTAGCGATCTAAAAAGTCATGTAGGTGTTACTATTAGCCGCACAGCAGCCAAGGGGGTTTTACGTGGAGATTCTTCTGCCGAAGGGGTGCTAGAGTTTTACGAAAAAGTTCCTAATGTTAAAGTGGGGGATTTAATTTCTACTTCCACTTATAGTCAGAAATTCCCGGCTGGCTTACCGGTAGGACGAGTTAAATCTCTGGATTTAAAGAAACTTCCAGCATCAGTGGCAAAAGTTGAGCTATTCCCACCAATTAAATATTTAGATTGGGTAACTGTATATCCTAAGCCAGAAAACACAAATCCGGAAAAACCTAATGTGATCAATCAACAGTCACAAAAATCTAATTAA
- the mreD gene encoding rod shape-determining protein MreD, with translation MKIPGFPGKRQRTAPSPDRKSTFLLPALRHWYPWVRQLLDWAVTSGSVLLCLLMLPTRLPGMELLGIGPNWVLIWVVAWSVKRSLFVGAFAGIVIGLLQDGMTSPNPTHAISLGIVGMLTGLIQKQRFIQEDFISIALIVFGMAVLADTIFAVQLSFTGDRKVEDIWTYYQRVALASAILSSLWAPVVYYPLNRWWQQTKLIRNS, from the coding sequence ATGAAAATTCCTGGATTTCCTGGCAAGAGACAGAGAACAGCACCATCGCCAGACCGAAAATCCACATTCTTGCTCCCAGCATTGAGACATTGGTATCCTTGGGTGCGTCAATTATTGGATTGGGCAGTAACATCTGGATCTGTGCTGTTATGTTTACTGATGTTACCAACCCGTTTACCAGGTATGGAATTATTGGGTATTGGCCCTAACTGGGTACTAATTTGGGTGGTGGCGTGGAGTGTGAAGCGATCGCTCTTTGTTGGTGCATTCGCGGGTATAGTAATTGGCTTACTACAAGATGGGATGACATCGCCTAACCCTACTCATGCAATCAGTTTGGGGATAGTAGGGATGCTCACGGGTTTAATTCAGAAGCAGCGTTTTATTCAAGAAGACTTTATTTCTATCGCTTTAATTGTCTTTGGAATGGCGGTGTTAGCGGATACTATTTTTGCTGTGCAATTGTCTTTCACAGGCGATCGCAAAGTGGAAGACATTTGGACATACTACCAGCGTGTTGCCTTAGCATCTGCAATTCTCAGTAGCTTGTGGGCCCCTGTAGTTTATTATCCCTTAAATCGCTGGTGGCAACAGACAAAATTAATTCGTAATTCTTAA